In Pseudanabaena yagii GIHE-NHR1, a genomic segment contains:
- a CDS encoding orotate phosphoribosyltransferase, with product MVELIPSDTEVLAGLEMGGIPVVTMLSYHSGIPAAYVRKKAKEYGTARLAEGSEVRGKKVLLVEDVVTSGGQISISAHDLRQIGTSIDYALCVIDRQEGGTEALKQNQIQLLSLLTREDISSAIT from the coding sequence ATGGTAGAGCTAATTCCCAGCGATACGGAAGTATTAGCAGGGCTAGAAATGGGTGGCATCCCTGTAGTTACTATGTTGTCTTATCATTCAGGGATTCCCGCAGCATATGTACGCAAAAAAGCGAAGGAATACGGAACTGCAAGACTAGCTGAAGGTTCGGAAGTCCGTGGGAAAAAAGTATTGCTAGTTGAAGATGTGGTGACTTCTGGTGGACAAATATCGATATCGGCGCATGACTTGAGACAGATTGGTACTTCTATAGACTACGCCCTATGCGTCATTGATCGCCAAGAAGGTGGAACTGAAGCTCTTAAACAAAATCAAATCCAGCTTCTCTCTCTCCTAACGAGAGAGGATATTTCTAGTGCGATAACATAA
- a CDS encoding HAD-IA family hydrolase, which produces MIKCVIFDCDGTLVDSEYLCNLALEINLSQLGVQESAMSLMERYRGWKLSKIFDELEAIHNVKLNENKYRSLVAELFEQELKPIEGVSEALSKIQQAKCVASSAPLAKIEQALRVTNLSSFFGSHIFSSYIVKSWKPDPQLFLYAAQAMNFHPEECTVIEDSEVGLIAATKAGMQTYFFNPQNLECKINNVISFDRMIDLPSFFVN; this is translated from the coding sequence ATGATTAAATGCGTTATTTTCGACTGCGATGGAACCTTAGTTGATAGTGAGTATTTATGCAATCTGGCTCTTGAAATCAACTTGTCACAATTGGGTGTTCAAGAAAGCGCCATGAGCCTAATGGAGCGATATAGAGGTTGGAAACTATCTAAAATTTTTGATGAGCTAGAGGCAATTCATAACGTTAAACTCAATGAGAATAAATATCGGAGTTTAGTTGCAGAACTTTTCGAGCAGGAACTTAAACCGATAGAAGGTGTAAGCGAGGCTTTATCGAAAATCCAACAGGCTAAGTGTGTAGCTTCCAGTGCGCCGCTAGCCAAGATCGAGCAAGCTCTCAGAGTCACCAATCTAAGCAGCTTCTTTGGTTCGCATATTTTTAGTTCATACATCGTGAAAAGCTGGAAACCCGATCCTCAATTATTTCTCTATGCTGCTCAAGCGATGAATTTTCATCCAGAGGAATGTACTGTGATCGAAGATAGTGAAGTTGGATTGATTGCGGCAACAAAGGCAGGGATGCAAACCTATTTTTTTAATCCTCAAAATTTAGAATGCAAAATCAATAATGTTATTTCCTTCGATCGCATGATTGATTTACCATCATTTTTCGTTAATTAA